One genomic region from Haloarcula taiwanensis encodes:
- a CDS encoding sugar translocase, which produces MTDLERRVRRLVPDRFESLVSGVRFGQFVSVGVVGAISDNTVLAVLGLAFGVSDMWAKAAGVETAILVMFLVNEHWTFAGQGETGRRSFAKRLGKSHLVRSGGVAVQLAVYWLLTQWLMIELVVAGTDLWFIAASPLAIGVAMLVNYVAESLFTWQVHADG; this is translated from the coding sequence ATGACGGACCTCGAACGGCGGGTCCGACGCCTCGTCCCGGACCGGTTCGAGTCGCTGGTCTCGGGCGTCCGGTTCGGCCAGTTCGTCTCCGTCGGCGTCGTCGGCGCGATAAGCGACAACACCGTCCTCGCCGTGCTCGGCCTGGCATTCGGCGTCAGCGACATGTGGGCCAAAGCCGCGGGCGTCGAGACGGCGATTCTCGTGATGTTTCTGGTCAACGAACACTGGACGTTCGCGGGTCAGGGTGAGACCGGTCGCCGGTCGTTCGCAAAGCGCCTCGGCAAGTCCCACTTGGTCCGGTCCGGCGGCGTCGCGGTCCAGCTCGCAGTTTACTGGCTACTCACGCAGTGGCTGATGATCGAACTCGTTGTCGCTGGAACTGACCTGTGGTTCATCGCCGCGAGCCCGCTCGCGATTGGGGTCGCGATGCTGGTCAACTATGTCGCCGAGAGTCTCTTCACCTGGCAGGTCCACGCGGACGGGTGA
- a CDS encoding adenine phosphoribosyltransferase has protein sequence MDRLKKSLLEAPIIEKEGYHYFVHPISDGVPMLRPELLREIVIKIIRKAELDDVDKIVTPAAMGIHISTAVSLMTDIPLVVVRKRQYGLDGEVSLSQVTGYSESEMYVNDVYEGDQVLVLDDVLSTGGTLAGLTGALEDIGADIRDIVCVIKKADGTNKLDEAGYDAKTLINVQVIDGEVTIVDEHGDD, from the coding sequence ATGGACCGACTCAAGAAGTCCCTACTCGAAGCGCCAATCATCGAGAAGGAAGGCTATCACTACTTCGTCCACCCCATCAGCGACGGGGTCCCGATGCTTCGACCGGAACTTCTGCGTGAAATCGTCATCAAGATCATCCGGAAGGCAGAACTCGACGACGTCGACAAGATCGTCACACCGGCGGCGATGGGTATCCATATTTCGACAGCCGTCTCGCTGATGACCGATATCCCACTCGTCGTCGTCCGAAAGCGCCAGTACGGGCTTGATGGAGAAGTATCACTGTCACAGGTAACTGGCTACTCCGAGAGCGAGATGTACGTTAACGACGTGTACGAGGGCGACCAGGTGCTCGTGCTCGACGACGTGCTCTCGACCGGCGGGACGCTAGCCGGGCTCACGGGCGCGCTCGAAGACATTGGCGCTGACATCCGCGACATCGTCTGTGTCATCAAGAAGGCCGACGGGACGAACAAGCTTGACGAGGCGGGCTACGACGCCAAGACGCTGATCAACGTCCAGGTCATCGACGGCGAGGTCACTATCGTCGACGAGCACGGCGACGACTAG
- a CDS encoding type IV pilin has protein sequence MDIKQLIHDDDAVSPVIGVILMVAITVILAAVIASFVLGLGDQAQQATPQASFSWEYEAGEAESGTADGLVTVTHDGGDSIEVSSLYIRGTFGSNSGTSSNGDWTSHESYTSSGSDVTAGSNVEADVDSNYDLRVIYEPPEGDTSATLAQDTGPDA, from the coding sequence ATGGATATCAAACAACTCATCCACGACGACGACGCAGTGTCGCCGGTCATCGGGGTCATCCTGATGGTCGCAATCACGGTCATTCTGGCCGCAGTAATCGCCTCCTTTGTGCTTGGTCTCGGTGACCAGGCACAGCAGGCCACGCCGCAGGCTAGCTTCTCATGGGAATATGAAGCTGGAGAAGCTGAGTCTGGGACTGCTGATGGACTTGTTACTGTCACCCACGATGGTGGAGACAGTATCGAAGTAAGCAGTCTGTACATTCGTGGAACGTTTGGCAGTAACAGTGGTACATCAAGTAATGGAGACTGGACAAGCCACGAATCATATACCAGTTCCGGCTCGGACGTCACGGCAGGCAGTAACGTAGAAGCAGACGTTGACAGTAACTACGACCTTCGAGTGATTTACGAGCCTCCGGAAGGCGATACTTCCGCAACGCTCGCTCAGGACACCGGTCCGGACGCATAA
- a CDS encoding type IV pilin → MELKRFFNDDDAVSPVIGVILMVAITVILAAVIATFVLGLGDQVSNTAPQASFSTDYDSDKGEVTVTHDGGDSIKASNLYFRGSGFGSGAATNEIDSNNQQWPSANASSNSKVVAGDRVAVMVSGDSYDFSVVYESATGDNSATLATASGPDA, encoded by the coding sequence ATGGAACTCAAACGATTCTTCAACGACGACGATGCTGTGTCGCCGGTCATCGGGGTCATCCTGATGGTCGCAATTACGGTCATCCTCGCGGCCGTTATCGCAACATTCGTCCTCGGTCTGGGCGATCAGGTCAGCAACACGGCACCGCAGGCTAGCTTCAGTACGGACTACGACTCAGATAAGGGCGAGGTTACGGTAACTCACGACGGTGGTGATTCGATCAAGGCAAGCAACCTCTACTTCAGAGGGAGCGGATTCGGATCCGGCGCTGCTACTAATGAAATCGATAGCAATAACCAGCAGTGGCCGAGTGCCAACGCCAGCAGTAACAGCAAAGTCGTTGCAGGTGACAGAGTCGCTGTCATGGTCTCTGGCGATAGCTACGACTTCAGCGTCGTCTACGAGTCGGCTACCGGCGACAACTCCGCAACACTCGCCACTGCATCCGGACCTGACGCATAA
- a CDS encoding Na(+)/H(+) antiporter subunit D: MSMLTAVPPVVVLLALAIVVSRLPRRAGHAVGALVPALAVPWAVMVPEGAHLHVDSFLGFEAVLLNVDPFSRLMGIIFGLIAAVAVLYSYASEADTTQTGYALSYVATSFGAVFAGDWLTLIFFWELMAITSTLLVWHYGGRAVRAGFRYALLHGLGGTLLMAAILRHYVAVETFLFASVPGGPETAGITSGLAAALAAIGIGVNVGFIGLHAWLPDTYPRPHIAASVFLCVFTTKTGVYGMYRAFPNGHEAIAYMGGGMAIFGALFALFQNDMRRLLSYHIQSQVGYMVAGVGIGSSLAQAGAFAHVFNHILYKGLLFMTAGVVIYRTGTESLKKLGGLWREMPITAGAFSVAALSIAGFPGFNGFVSKGIIISGSHYTFSKGPLPVGEFYTLEWMLLLGGVGTFMSFIKFGYYAFFHGEYDSSVPDANRLQSVAMVSVAALCIIYGVYDTALFTILPFDVTSGAVVDHVYKTYTIPHLIEGVVLAVLGLIGFAVTKKPLSKLGRVPDVDSLYNPAIFYGSRGLVVGVTELYAAVDRVVVRATSIVTQTVTSPDDVIQRLRDDDSLVHPMRAGIGLSILILAVFVTVALLALS, translated from the coding sequence ATGTCGATGCTTACAGCGGTTCCGCCAGTCGTCGTCCTACTGGCGCTGGCAATCGTCGTGTCCCGACTCCCGCGGCGTGCCGGTCACGCGGTCGGTGCGCTCGTACCAGCGCTCGCGGTGCCGTGGGCGGTCATGGTCCCTGAAGGTGCACATCTCCATGTAGACAGCTTCCTCGGGTTCGAAGCCGTCCTGCTGAACGTCGACCCGTTCTCGCGGCTGATGGGGATCATCTTCGGGCTCATCGCCGCGGTTGCTGTACTCTACTCCTACGCCAGCGAGGCGGACACGACACAGACGGGGTACGCGCTCTCGTACGTCGCGACCAGCTTTGGAGCCGTCTTCGCCGGCGACTGGCTGACACTCATCTTCTTCTGGGAGCTGATGGCCATCACCAGTACGCTGCTGGTGTGGCATTACGGCGGCAGGGCGGTCCGGGCCGGCTTCCGGTACGCCCTGCTACACGGACTTGGCGGCACGCTGTTGATGGCCGCTATCCTCCGGCACTACGTCGCGGTGGAGACGTTCCTGTTCGCGTCAGTGCCGGGCGGTCCGGAAACGGCCGGCATCACGTCCGGACTGGCCGCCGCGCTCGCAGCCATCGGTATCGGCGTCAACGTCGGCTTCATTGGCCTGCACGCGTGGCTACCAGACACCTATCCGCGCCCGCACATCGCCGCTAGCGTTTTCCTCTGTGTGTTCACAACCAAGACCGGCGTCTACGGGATGTACCGCGCGTTCCCCAACGGCCACGAAGCCATCGCGTACATGGGCGGCGGGATGGCTATCTTCGGCGCGCTGTTCGCACTGTTCCAGAACGATATGCGGCGGCTCCTCTCGTATCACATCCAGTCGCAGGTCGGGTACATGGTCGCCGGCGTCGGGATCGGGTCGTCACTGGCTCAGGCTGGCGCGTTCGCCCACGTGTTCAACCACATCCTCTACAAGGGCCTGCTGTTCATGACCGCCGGTGTTGTTATTTACCGGACCGGGACGGAGAGCCTGAAGAAACTCGGCGGTCTCTGGCGAGAGATGCCAATCACGGCAGGTGCATTCTCCGTCGCTGCGCTATCTATCGCTGGCTTCCCCGGCTTCAACGGGTTCGTCAGCAAAGGGATTATCATCTCCGGGAGCCACTATACTTTCAGCAAAGGACCGCTCCCGGTGGGTGAGTTCTATACGCTCGAGTGGATGCTGCTGCTGGGCGGCGTCGGCACATTCATGTCGTTCATCAAGTTCGGCTACTACGCGTTCTTCCACGGCGAGTACGACAGCAGCGTCCCGGACGCGAACCGTCTGCAGAGCGTCGCAATGGTGTCCGTAGCCGCGCTCTGTATCATCTACGGTGTGTACGACACGGCACTGTTCACCATCCTTCCGTTCGACGTGACGAGCGGAGCAGTCGTCGACCACGTCTACAAGACCTACACTATTCCCCATCTCATCGAGGGAGTCGTGCTCGCTGTCCTCGGGCTGATCGGCTTCGCGGTGACAAAGAAGCCCCTCTCGAAGCTCGGACGGGTCCCGGACGTCGATTCGCTGTACAACCCGGCTATCTTCTACGGGTCTCGTGGTCTCGTTGTTGGAGTGACCGAACTGTACGCCGCCGTAGACCGCGTAGTGGTTCGGGCCACGAGCATCGTCACGCAGACAGTGACTTCCCCGGACGACGTTATTCAGCGGCTCCGTGACGACGATAGTCTCGTGCATCCGATGCGGGCCGGCATCGGACTCAGCATCCTCATTCTTGCAGTATTCGTTACGGTAGCGCTGCTGGCCCTTTCATGA
- a CDS encoding cation:proton antiporter — protein sequence MTESLRPILAILVSAVAIPVILSLKRRPNLREGVTLTVAFAKFAIIASMVPGVLSGTEYEFVIGQFATGIELAFTVDPLGLLFGLLASLLWIVTSFYSIGYMRGLDEHAQTRYFASFAASLASAVGVAFASNLLTLFVCYELLTVSTYPLVTHDETDEARAAGRKYLAYTFGGGVAVLGGTVLVFVLAGTTAFTPGGLEGLATADPTLARAAFALLAAGFGVKAALMPMHSWLPDAMVAPTPVSGLLHAVAVVKSGVFGIARVVLDVYGTGTMEQLGVGLPLAAIAAFTLLTASIIALRQDNLKRRLAYSTISQLSYIVLGLGLLHGQALTGGLLHIPAHAFMKLTLFFCAGAIHVETHTDDISDMAGIGKRMPLTMAAFAVAAAGMAGIPLVAGFVSKWYLVIGALSLESGGLVFAAALLVSGVLNIAYFWPIVYQAYFESPESHDEKPLIEGPFGGRDEIRADGGEDHDSDATGGHSDEDEVPKPEHVDHLGKHDEEHEHHGGPPAGGWDDRGWRGGESTWFMLGPILTAATLSLLLGTVPYTAVFLRIVDTIVGNLPGVMA from the coding sequence ATGACTGAGTCGCTACGCCCAATCCTGGCAATCCTCGTCTCGGCGGTGGCTATCCCCGTGATTCTCTCGCTCAAACGACGGCCGAATCTGCGAGAGGGGGTGACCCTGACCGTCGCGTTTGCGAAGTTCGCGATCATTGCGAGCATGGTCCCCGGCGTCCTGAGCGGAACGGAGTACGAATTCGTCATCGGACAGTTCGCCACTGGTATTGAACTGGCGTTCACCGTCGATCCGCTTGGGCTGCTCTTTGGCCTGCTTGCGAGCCTGCTGTGGATCGTCACGAGCTTCTACAGCATCGGTTACATGCGCGGGCTGGACGAACACGCCCAGACGCGCTATTTCGCCTCGTTCGCCGCCAGTCTCGCATCGGCGGTCGGCGTCGCGTTCGCGTCGAACCTGCTGACACTGTTCGTCTGCTACGAGCTACTGACGGTGTCGACGTACCCGCTCGTCACCCACGACGAGACCGACGAGGCCCGCGCCGCCGGCCGGAAGTACCTCGCGTATACCTTCGGCGGTGGGGTCGCAGTCCTCGGTGGGACTGTCCTCGTGTTCGTCCTCGCTGGGACGACCGCGTTCACGCCGGGCGGGCTCGAAGGTCTCGCGACAGCCGACCCGACGCTGGCACGGGCGGCGTTCGCCCTGTTGGCGGCCGGCTTCGGCGTCAAGGCTGCCCTGATGCCGATGCACTCCTGGCTCCCGGACGCGATGGTCGCGCCGACGCCGGTGTCGGGTCTGCTCCACGCCGTCGCAGTCGTCAAGAGCGGTGTGTTCGGCATCGCTCGCGTGGTGCTGGACGTGTACGGAACCGGGACGATGGAGCAACTCGGCGTCGGCCTCCCGCTCGCCGCGATTGCGGCCTTTACTCTCCTGACAGCGAGTATCATCGCACTCAGGCAGGACAACCTCAAGCGCCGGCTGGCGTACTCGACGATCAGCCAGCTATCGTATATCGTGCTGGGACTGGGGCTGCTCCACGGACAGGCGCTGACCGGTGGACTGCTTCACATCCCCGCCCACGCGTTCATGAAACTCACCCTGTTCTTCTGTGCTGGCGCGATTCACGTCGAGACCCACACCGACGACATCAGCGACATGGCCGGAATCGGGAAGCGGATGCCGCTGACGATGGCCGCCTTCGCCGTCGCCGCGGCCGGGATGGCCGGGATTCCGCTGGTCGCTGGCTTCGTCAGCAAGTGGTATCTCGTCATCGGTGCGCTGAGTCTCGAAAGCGGTGGGCTCGTATTCGCCGCTGCGTTGCTGGTCTCGGGCGTCCTCAACATCGCGTACTTCTGGCCCATCGTCTATCAGGCGTACTTCGAGTCGCCGGAGAGCCACGACGAGAAGCCACTCATCGAGGGACCATTCGGCGGACGAGACGAGATTCGGGCCGACGGCGGTGAGGACCACGACTCGGACGCTACCGGCGGTCACTCCGACGAGGACGAGGTGCCGAAGCCGGAACACGTTGACCACCTCGGGAAACACGACGAGGAGCACGAACATCACGGCGGCCCCCCCGCAGGGGGCTGGGACGACCGTGGCTGGCGCGGCGGCGAGAGTACGTGGTTTATGCTCGGGCCAATTCTCACTGCGGCCACGCTGTCGCTCCTGCTGGGGACAGTGCCGTACACCGCTGTCTTCCTGCGGATCGTCGACACCATCGTCGGTAATCTTCCGGGGGTGATGGCCTGA
- a CDS encoding cation:proton antiporter: MIEQIPVLLVVLPIVGGAIPLVASLVSERAGWPVATLTLVVQAGLAGLLAWTVSTSGTVSYAVGGFAAPYGIELVVDGLSGAVAVLVAVVSLGVLAYARQAGPHSGPFYGLYLLLVAGLTGMTVTGDVFNLYVFLEITGLAAYGLVASGRDASAAVAALKYLIIGTVGASLYLLGIGYLLAATGTLNMADLAAKLGEMAAYDSTLVLTGFGLMVGGLTVKVALFPLHTWQPDAYANAPDTVSAFISALVSTVSAYALARLLFSVFTVEFLTAVPVARWALVGLACVSIIAGSALAVSQDSVQRMLAYSSVSQFGLVVAGFAIATPLAVVGATVHLLGHAVMKGGLFAATGIIERKTGATTVNGYAGMGSRVPVSAFAFAVLSLAMVGVPPAVGFVGKWYIVLGAVNAENWPVVAVLLASTLLTLAYFARLVERLYFAEPTIHAEPDEAPVTDGSGQAVSFGMIAVVVVAAALAVALTAAVPELQRVLEETLPPLLNQ, encoded by the coding sequence ATGATTGAACAAATCCCTGTGTTGCTGGTGGTCCTGCCCATCGTCGGCGGCGCGATACCTTTGGTCGCTAGCCTTGTCAGCGAGCGGGCAGGGTGGCCAGTCGCGACGCTGACGCTCGTCGTCCAGGCCGGCCTGGCCGGACTGCTCGCGTGGACTGTCAGCACGAGCGGGACTGTGTCCTACGCGGTCGGTGGTTTCGCCGCCCCGTACGGTATCGAACTCGTCGTCGACGGCCTCTCAGGGGCCGTCGCCGTGCTCGTGGCCGTCGTGTCACTGGGCGTGCTCGCGTACGCTCGACAGGCCGGCCCACATTCGGGTCCCTTCTACGGCCTGTACCTGCTTCTGGTCGCCGGCCTGACGGGCATGACGGTCACTGGCGACGTGTTCAATCTCTACGTGTTCCTCGAAATCACGGGGCTTGCGGCGTACGGCCTCGTGGCGAGCGGCCGGGACGCCAGTGCCGCCGTCGCGGCGCTGAAATACCTCATCATCGGGACCGTCGGGGCCTCACTGTACCTGCTTGGCATCGGCTACCTGCTCGCGGCGACAGGCACGCTCAACATGGCCGACCTTGCGGCGAAGCTCGGGGAGATGGCGGCGTACGACTCGACGCTCGTCCTGACCGGGTTCGGGCTGATGGTCGGCGGACTGACGGTGAAAGTCGCCCTGTTCCCCTTGCACACCTGGCAGCCCGACGCCTACGCGAACGCGCCGGACACGGTGAGTGCGTTCATCTCCGCGCTCGTCTCGACGGTCTCGGCGTACGCGCTCGCCCGCCTGCTGTTCTCTGTGTTCACTGTTGAGTTCCTGACGGCTGTGCCCGTCGCTCGCTGGGCGCTGGTCGGGCTGGCCTGCGTGAGCATCATCGCGGGGAGCGCGCTCGCCGTCTCGCAGGACAGCGTTCAGCGGATGCTGGCGTACTCCTCAGTGTCACAGTTCGGCCTCGTCGTCGCCGGGTTCGCCATCGCCACCCCGCTGGCCGTCGTCGGCGCGACTGTCCACCTGCTCGGCCACGCAGTGATGAAGGGTGGATTGTTCGCTGCGACGGGCATTATCGAGCGCAAGACGGGTGCGACGACGGTGAACGGCTACGCCGGGATGGGGAGCCGCGTCCCGGTTTCGGCGTTTGCCTTCGCCGTGCTTTCGCTGGCGATGGTCGGCGTTCCGCCAGCAGTCGGTTTCGTCGGCAAGTGGTACATCGTCCTCGGCGCGGTCAACGCCGAGAACTGGCCCGTCGTGGCCGTCTTGCTCGCGAGTACGCTCCTGACGCTGGCGTACTTCGCCCGCCTCGTCGAGCGGCTCTACTTCGCCGAGCCGACCATCCACGCGGAACCCGACGAGGCACCCGTCACAGACGGGAGCGGACAGGCGGTCTCGTTCGGGATGATCGCCGTCGTCGTCGTCGCGGCCGCACTCGCAGTCGCGCTGACCGCAGCCGTACCGGAGTTGCAGAGAGTGCTCGAAGAAACGCTTCCACCCCTTCTAAACCAATGA
- a CDS encoding cation:proton antiporter, which produces MFELLNSHYNYFAVMLLLGIGLYMLIESRNLVKKIIGMNIFQTGIFLFFITLAFRAGGNPPIIKDGGGPYVSPLPHVLILTAIVVGVSLTAVALALIIRIYAEYGTLDEDKLKQLYYD; this is translated from the coding sequence ATGTTTGAACTGCTGAACTCACATTACAACTACTTCGCGGTGATGCTGCTGCTTGGCATCGGCCTGTATATGCTCATTGAGTCTCGGAACCTAGTAAAGAAGATCATCGGGATGAATATCTTCCAGACAGGCATTTTCCTGTTTTTCATCACGCTCGCGTTCCGGGCCGGCGGGAACCCGCCAATTATCAAGGATGGTGGTGGCCCCTACGTCAGCCCGCTCCCGCACGTGCTCATTCTGACCGCTATCGTCGTCGGGGTGAGCCTGACCGCGGTGGCGCTTGCGCTCATTATCCGCATCTACGCCGAGTACGGCACGCTGGACGAAGACAAACTCAAACAGCTCTACTATGATTGA
- a CDS encoding cation:proton antiporter (subunit B of antiporter complex involved in resistance to high concentrations of Na+, K+, Li+ and/or alkali), whose product MSSDERTGLYVESTIIMTTVRVVAPFVLTFALFVMFHGANSPGGGFQGGVIAGSVVMMLAFAYGIDAAREWLDVRVVAALASGGVLTFAAIGLGTIVLGGNFLEYHLYEQFISHVVAYAIELVELAIGGIVASVAIGLFFLLAAGFGHAVDSPEDES is encoded by the coding sequence ATGAGTAGCGACGAGCGTACCGGGCTTTACGTCGAGAGTACCATCATCATGACGACGGTGCGGGTCGTCGCGCCGTTCGTACTCACCTTCGCTCTGTTCGTGATGTTCCACGGGGCGAACTCCCCCGGCGGCGGCTTCCAGGGCGGAGTCATCGCCGGGTCGGTCGTGATGATGCTCGCCTTCGCCTACGGTATTGACGCGGCTCGAGAGTGGCTCGACGTTCGCGTCGTTGCCGCGCTCGCGTCCGGTGGTGTGCTCACGTTCGCAGCCATCGGGCTGGGAACGATAGTTCTGGGCGGGAACTTCCTCGAGTATCACCTGTACGAGCAGTTCATCTCGCATGTGGTCGCCTACGCCATCGAGCTTGTCGAACTGGCCATCGGTGGTATCGTCGCCAGCGTTGCCATCGGCCTCTTTTTCCTGCTCGCGGCGGGATTCGGCCACGCCGTCGATTCACCGGAGGATGAGAGCTGA
- a CDS encoding cation:proton antiporter (subunit B of antiporter complex involved in resistance to high concentrations of Na+, K+, Li+ and/or alkali), producing MTLSLIEGLLLVFVLGCAIGAAVLRDVLASLMAFAAYSLGISIIWVMLEAPDVGLTEAAVGAGIMTILFILALANTVRPQENGLFESISVRTVVLVGAFVIVMVATVPSLPAVGADGAANPVVSGDVTQYYLENAYEDTEVKNGVTAVLAAYRGFDTLGEAVVVFSAGVAALTVLRQEVFA from the coding sequence ATGACACTCTCTCTCATCGAGGGCTTGTTGCTGGTGTTCGTGCTGGGCTGTGCTATCGGTGCGGCCGTACTCCGTGACGTGCTGGCGTCACTGATGGCGTTTGCTGCCTACAGCCTCGGCATTTCCATTATCTGGGTGATGCTTGAGGCCCCCGACGTGGGGCTGACCGAAGCGGCTGTCGGGGCCGGAATCATGACGATACTGTTCATCCTGGCGCTGGCAAACACCGTGCGGCCACAGGAGAACGGCCTGTTCGAGTCGATCAGCGTTCGAACCGTCGTGCTGGTCGGCGCGTTCGTCATCGTCATGGTTGCGACCGTGCCGTCGCTGCCTGCCGTCGGTGCGGATGGCGCTGCGAACCCCGTTGTCAGCGGCGACGTAACGCAGTACTACCTCGAAAACGCCTACGAAGACACGGAAGTGAAAAACGGTGTGACGGCAGTGCTCGCGGCCTACCGTGGGTTCGACACGCTGGGCGAGGCCGTGGTGGTCTTTTCGGCCGGCGTCGCGGCGCTGACCGTCCTCAGACAGGAGGTGTTCGCATGA
- a CDS encoding Na+/H+ antiporter subunit G codes for MTPTEWAIVALALVGAFFGGVASIGIVRLPDVYTRAHAASKSDTLGAVLSIAAAALAIQTDLATIKAVFLLVFMFLTNPTAAHAIARAAQDQGIEPWTTSDEEGKS; via the coding sequence ATGACGCCGACAGAGTGGGCGATTGTCGCGCTCGCGCTTGTCGGGGCGTTCTTCGGCGGCGTCGCCTCAATCGGAATCGTGCGGCTGCCTGACGTGTACACGCGCGCTCACGCGGCATCGAAAAGCGACACGCTGGGAGCCGTCCTCAGTATTGCTGCCGCCGCGCTCGCGATTCAGACCGACCTCGCGACTATCAAGGCCGTCTTCCTGCTGGTGTTTATGTTTCTGACGAACCCCACCGCCGCCCACGCTATCGCCCGGGCGGCACAGGACCAGGGTATCGAGCCGTGGACCACCAGCGATGAGGAGGGGAAGTCATGA
- a CDS encoding cation:proton antiporter, translating into MIEFEAALLAIAGAFVLFAIVALYRVFAGPTDHDRVIAVNVMGTNTVIAIALVSGALDKPLFLDIALVYALLNFLLSIAFSKFNVEHGGVL; encoded by the coding sequence ATGATTGAGTTCGAAGCGGCACTGTTGGCTATCGCCGGCGCGTTCGTCCTGTTCGCTATCGTGGCGCTGTACCGTGTGTTCGCAGGGCCGACAGACCACGACAGAGTTATCGCGGTCAACGTGATGGGGACGAACACCGTCATCGCAATTGCGCTCGTCTCCGGCGCGCTCGATAAGCCGCTGTTCCTCGATATCGCGCTCGTGTACGCCTTGCTGAACTTCCTGCTCTCGATAGCGTTCTCGAAGTTCAACGTCGAGCACGGAGGTGTGCTATGA
- a CDS encoding cation:proton antiporter, which yields MLVPVADSVTVRNTVAYAVEQAESAAKEGQQQISLHLVAVASTRAVDPDAQTELGQAKDLLDRIEVWLDEDLGAVPPSNLDVELGVIGADRYLFSPGDYADAILTYADEHSIERVVLDPEFNPGGTTPMLRPLEVELVRGDIEVETAPVERPARSTALARAATLPKYLTIFGTSYLFYMLLSSYKPLDFLTGAITATIVTALLAPIAFSRQPSLTRVPRQLARLAIYVPYLLKEIAVANLEIAYVVLHPSLPIDPKMVELEAAIWGDGPVTTLANSITLTPGTLTVSVSEQAFDIHSLTGSAREDLFDGGLERAVRFVFYGREAAAIPSPRERGQGDDGAVEGDIGDPEVADDD from the coding sequence CTGCTCGTGCCAGTAGCTGATTCGGTGACGGTCCGTAACACCGTCGCCTACGCCGTTGAACAGGCCGAATCGGCGGCCAAAGAGGGACAACAACAGATATCGCTGCACCTCGTCGCCGTCGCAAGCACGCGCGCTGTTGACCCTGACGCCCAGACGGAACTTGGCCAGGCAAAGGACCTGCTCGACCGAATCGAGGTCTGGCTCGACGAAGACCTAGGTGCTGTCCCGCCGTCGAATCTCGACGTTGAACTGGGCGTCATCGGTGCCGACCGCTACCTGTTCAGCCCCGGTGATTACGCCGACGCAATTCTGACCTACGCCGACGAACACAGCATCGAACGGGTCGTCCTCGATCCGGAGTTCAACCCGGGCGGCACGACGCCGATGCTTCGGCCGCTCGAAGTCGAACTCGTCCGGGGCGATATCGAGGTCGAGACCGCGCCCGTCGAGCGGCCAGCGCGGTCGACCGCGCTTGCTCGCGCCGCGACGCTCCCAAAGTATCTCACCATTTTCGGAACCTCGTATCTGTTTTACATGCTGTTGAGTTCGTACAAACCGCTGGATTTCCTCACTGGCGCGATAACGGCGACGATTGTCACTGCGTTGCTTGCACCGATCGCGTTCAGCCGCCAGCCGTCGCTGACACGGGTTCCGAGACAGCTCGCACGGCTGGCGATTTACGTTCCGTACCTGCTCAAGGAAATCGCCGTCGCCAACCTCGAAATCGCCTACGTCGTCTTGCACCCGTCACTGCCTATCGACCCGAAGATGGTCGAACTGGAGGCCGCCATCTGGGGAGACGGACCAGTGACGACGCTTGCAAACAGCATCACGCTGACGCCCGGGACACTCACCGTCAGCGTCTCTGAGCAGGCGTTCGATATCCATTCGCTCACCGGCAGTGCCCGAGAGGACCTGTTCGACGGCGGCCTCGAACGAGCCGTCCGGTTCGTTTTCTACGGCCGGGAGGCAGCAGCGATTCCCTCGCCACGCGAGCGAGGACAGGGGGACGACGGCGCGGTCGAGGGCGATATCGGCGACCCGGAGGTGGCCGACGATGATTGA